The DNA window CTTCCTGTCGGCGAAGGGCGACATCGTGGACAAGGGCGTGGGCTTCCAGGCCGGCGGCGACGACTACCTGACCAAGCCCTTCGACCCACGCGAGCTGCTCATGCATATCGAGGCGCAGCTGCGGCGCGCGGCGATGGCGGCGGGGGCTGCGGCGGCGCCTTCAAGCGCGGTGCGGGTGGGGCGCTTCGCGCTGGACGCGGGGCAGTTCCTGGCCACGAAGGACGGCGCGCGGCTGGCCCTCACGCCCAAGGAGTTCAAGATCCTCCACGCGCTGGCGTCGAACCCGGGCCTCGTGCTCTCGAAGGAGCAGCTGGTGGAGGCCGCGTGGGGCAAGGAGTTCGTCGGCGAGACGACGAGCATCACCGTGTTCATCAAGAAGCTCCGCGAGAAGGTGGAGGACGACCCGTCCGAGCCGCGCGTCATCCTCACCGTCTGGGGCATCGGCTACCGCCTCGACCCCGAAGCCTGCTGAGGGGGCTTAATGACGCAGGACGGGGATAATGTCATCAAACGTCATCTCAAGGGCGCCCGGTGCCGGCAACTGCCCTGCACTGCACGCGAATCTAGGTCGCTCGACACAAAAATCCCCGACGTGAAAGAGCCAGAGGTGGAAAGAGGCGGGCGCTGACTCCTCAGGGAAAAGTTTCCCTAGAGTTTCCCCAGGTGCGAGAAGCAAGAGGCGGCACGGATCGTCGGAAATCTTTCACGAGGGGGATTTTTGTGTTGGAACGAGCCGATTCGCGTGCAACTACCCCCGAATGGCTTTTAAAGGTTGGCCGAGATCGCATCATGGACAAAACGCAGGCATTCCCTGATTTCGGGCGGAAATTGCGCTATCGGGAATATGCTATTTGCAAAACCCCTGGTGGCATTCTGAGGGTTGATGACATTACCCCCGTCCTGCATCATCCAGACGCGCATTTAAAAGATGATCGGGAAGCTTATGTCAACTTTTTTCGGCTGTGGCGCGAGTTGAGGGGGTTTTCGCCCCTTCGAGCGCTCCTCTCTTGGCGTTTCCCCAGGTCGGAAATTTTATCTCACCGCCGCGTGTGCCACAGCCGTAAAT is part of the Arabiibacter massiliensis genome and encodes:
- a CDS encoding response regulator transcription factor, which translates into the protein MKILLVDDEASIERLVSGMIRDAGYEFAYAEDGLAALDVAARERPDLVIMDVMMPRMDGFAVCRELRARGFTCPVIFLSAKGDIVDKGVGFQAGGDDYLTKPFDPRELLMHIEAQLRRAAMAAGAAAAPSSAVRVGRFALDAGQFLATKDGARLALTPKEFKILHALASNPGLVLSKEQLVEAAWGKEFVGETTSITVFIKKLREKVEDDPSEPRVILTVWGIGYRLDPEAC